One genomic window of Elaeis guineensis isolate ETL-2024a chromosome 2, EG11, whole genome shotgun sequence includes the following:
- the LOC140855847 gene encoding neutral ceramidase-like, which translates to MELFILSFRYTHTACASIWFWLLLVLLFHNCKETLSDSTYLIGLGSYDITGPAADVNMMGYANAEQLASGVHFRLKARSFIVAEPGGSHVVFVNLDACMASQLVTIKVIERLKLRYGGIYNEQNVAISGIHTHAGPGGYLQYVVYIITSLGFVRQSFDVIVDGIEKSIIQAHENLRPGSIFVNKGELLDASVNRSPSAYLNNPASERNQYKYNVDKEMTLLKFVDDEWGPVGSFNWFATHGTSMSRTNSLISGDNKGAAARFMEDWADQKGFPKGSNSVYHDAFGAGSKLDRFPRRVSGIIPQPHENFDELLQLASSFQASGGRRLASSVSVSQRVRSGEGNKPKFVSAFCQSNCGDVSPNVLGTFCIDTGLPCDFNHSTCNGKNELCYGRGPGYPDEFESTRIIGERQFIKAMDLFNTASEQVKGKVEYRHTYIDFSQLEVNFPSSGGGQQMVKTCPAAMGFAFAAGTTDGPGAFDFKQGDDKGNPFWKLVGDLLKTPTKEQVACQQPKPILIDTGEMKLPYNWAPSILPIQIIRIGQVVILCVPGEFTTMAGRRLRDAVQTVLTSGSNGEFGGNVRIVIAGLSNTYSQYVTTFEEYQIQRYEGASTLFGPHTLSAYIQEFKKLASALISGQTIQPGPQPPDLLDKQVGLLPGVVVDTTPTGVRFGDVSTDVPANSTFKPGGMVAATFWSACPRNDLLTDGTFSLVEILDGSKTWIPAYDDDDFCLRFKWSRPSKFSSQSYATIEWRIPETVVSGVYRIRHFGASKSLFGSITHFTGSSRAFVVL; encoded by the exons ATGGAGCTATTTATTCTTTCCTTCCGCTACACTCATACTGCATGTGCAAGCATTTGGTTTTGGCTTCTGCTAGTACTTCTTTTTCATAACTGCAAAGAAACTCTCTCAGATTCAACATACTTGATTGGGCTTGGGAGCTATGACATAACAGGGCCCGCAGCTGATGTCAACATGATGGGGTATGCTAATGCTGAGCAGCTTGCCTCTGGAGTTCATTTCAGGCTAAAGGCCCGCTCATTCATTGTTGCTGAGCCTGGGGGAAGCCATGTGGTGTTTGTGAATCTGGATGCATGCATGGCATCCCAACTTGTCACGATCAAAGTAATTGAAAGACTAAAGTTGAG GTATGGAGGCATATACAATGAACAAAATGTGGCCATCAGTGGCATTCATACTCATGCTGGACCCGGGGGTTATCTTCAATATGTTGTATATATCATAACATCTCTCGGATTTGTAAGGCAATCATTTGATGTCATTGTTGATGGCATCGAGAAAAGTATTATACAAGCTCATGAAAACCTCCGTCCTGGAAGTATCTTTGTAAATAAAG GAGAGCTCCTGGATGCTAGTGTTAATCGCAGTCCTAGTGCCTACCTAAATAATCCTGCTTCAGAGCGCAACCAGTACAAGTACAATGTTGATAAAGAAATGACTCTGCTGAAGTTTGTAGACGATGAATGGGGTCCAGTTGGAAGCTTTAACTGGTTTGCAACTCATGGAACTTCCATGAGTCGCACAAACTCCTTGATTAGTGGAGACAACAAAGGAGCTGCTGCACGTTTCATGGAGGACTGGGCTGACCAAAAGGGTTTCCCTAAAGGAAGCAACAGCGTATACCATGATGCTTTTGGGGCTGGCAGCAAACTTGATAGATTTCCACGCAGAGTCTCTGGCATTATTCCTCAGCCACATGAGAACT TTGATGAGTTGCTGCAGCTAGCATCCTCCTTCCAGGCATCTGGTGGAAGGCGATTAGCAAGTTCTGTGAGTGTCTCCCAGCGTGTCCGGAGTGGGGAGGGTAACAAACCAAAATTTGTGTCTGCATTTTGTCAATCAAACTGTGGAGATGTTAGTCCCAATGTTCTTGGAACATTCTGCATAGACACCGGACTGCCTTGTGATTTCAATCACAGTACCTGCAATGGGAAGAATGAACTCTGTTATGGCCGTGGCCCAGG ATACCCTGATGAGTTTGAAAGCACACGTATCATTGGTGAAAGGCAATTCATCAAAGCTATGGATCTCTTCAACACAGCATCGGAGCAAGTAAAGGGGAAGGTTGAGTATCGTCACACTTACATAGATTTCTCGCAGCTTGAGGTAAACTTTCCTTCAAGTGGGGGAGGTCAGCAAATGGTGAAAACATGCCCAGCAGCGATGGGATTTGCTTTTGCTGCAGGAACCACAGATGGTCCTGGAGCATTTGATTTCAAGCAAGGGGATGACAAG GGTAATCCTTTCTGGAAATTAGTTGGGGACTTGCTGAAAACGCCAACTAAGGAACAAGTTGCATGCCAGCAGCCAAAGCCTATTTTAATTGATACCGGTGAAATGAAGCTACCTTACAATTGGGCG CCTTCCATACTTCCAATTCAGATAATTCGAATAGGACAAGTGGTCATCCTGTGCGTACCTGGAG AATTCACAACCATGGCTGGGAGGCGTCTCAGAGATGCTGTGCAAACAGTACTTACCAGTGGCAGCAATGGTGAATTTGGTGGCAACGTTCGCATAGTTATTGCTGGGTTGTCAAACACATACTCTCAATATGTGACCACCTTTGAGGAGTACCAGATCCAAAGATATGAG GGAGCATCAACATTATTTGGCCCACACACGCTGAGTGCCTATATTCAGGAATTCAAGAAGCTTGCTTCTGCACTTATCAGCGGTCAAACCATCCAACCAGGCCCACAACCTCCAGATCTCCTAGACAAGCAAGTTGGCTTGCTCCCTGGAGTTGTAGTGGACACAACTCCTACTGGTGTGAGGTTTGGGGATGTCAGTACTGATGTTCCTGCGAATTCCACATTCAAGCCTGGCGGCATGGTGGCAGCCACATTCTGGTCTGCTTGCCCTAGGAATGACCTCCTAACTGATGGTACATTTTCTCTTGTCGAGATCTTAGATGGTAGCAAGACTTGGATTCCCGCctatgatgatgatgatttcTGCCTGCGTTTCAAGTGGTCAAGGCCTTCAAAGTTTAGTTCTCAGAGCTATGCAACCATAGAGTGGAGGATTCCTGAGACAGTTGTCTCAGGTGTCTACAGAATAAGGCATTTTGGTGCTTCAAAGAGTTTGTTTGGGTCGATCACACATTTCACAGGCAGTTCTCGAGCCTTTGTCGTGCTTTAG